From Quercus lobata isolate SW786 chromosome 1, ValleyOak3.0 Primary Assembly, whole genome shotgun sequence, one genomic window encodes:
- the LOC115954477 gene encoding uncharacterized protein LOC115954477 has product MHLQGVLDEIMCRALPTTLKGPARVWFSKLPPNTITSFKELSKLFVNNFFGGQRQKRSSSNLLNIEQGENENLHTFISHFNREALLVDGMDDKILLVSFYNGVSSDLFIHKLYDQAPQTMAKLIQLAQSFMNAEDVIITKKKKKGERLENGYIHHPEQGPHLKKAKVGEKKDHDGKKARSSLGQYSNYTPLNVSLDQVLMQIKDDPSLKGPKRMKGDPSKRNKSKYCRFHRDHGHDTNECYDLKQQIEAFIKQGKLKNFLG; this is encoded by the coding sequence ATGCATCTCCAAGGTGTTCTAGATGAAATCATGTGCAGAGCCCTTCCTACCACCTTAAAAGGCCCAGCTAGAGTATGGTTTAGTAAGCTACCGCCAAATACCATAACTTCGTTTAAGGAGTTAAGTAAGTTGTTTGTCAACAACTTTTTTGGGGGACAAAGGCAAAAGCGTTCCTCGTCCAACCTGTTGAACATAGAACaaggagaaaatgaaaatttgcatACTTTTATCAGCCATTTTAATAGAGAAGCTCTGTTGGTGGATGGGATGGATGACAAGATCCTCTTGGTTTCTTTCTATAATGGAGTTAGTTCAGACCTGTTCATTCACAAGCTGTATGACCAGGCGCCTCAGACGATGGCTAAGTTGATACAATTAGCCCAAAGtttcatgaatgcagaagacgTAATTATtaccaagaagaagaagaaaggtgaACGACTGGAAAATGGCTATATACACCATCCAGAGCAAGGTCCTCATCTAAAGAAAGCCAAAGTAGGGGAGAAAAAGGATCACGACGGCAAGAAAGCAAGGTCCTCTTTAGGACAATACTCTAACTACACTCCCTTGAATGTTTCACTTGATCAAGTTTTAATGCAGATCAAAGATGATCCATCCTTGAAGGGGCCTAAGAGGATGAAAGGAGATCCTAGTAAGCGGAACAAAAGCAAGTATTGTCGTTTTCATCGTGACCATGGACATGATACGAACGAATGCTATGACTTGAAACAACAGATTGAAGCTTTTATTAAGCAAGGAAAGTTGAAGAATTTCCTTGGGTGA